One region of Streptomyces sp. CG4 genomic DNA includes:
- a CDS encoding glycoside hydrolase family 3 N-terminal domain-containing protein → MPRTALLVSGALLAALLPLSAVSGAARAADAADDPAPVPVDRFEGEVPFAAQPADGIFTWGGDADDPPALHLADRADAPEGAKVLTGSYDISGYGGFTHDFAAGGPAHDWSAHRGIRFWWEGRNNGRKIAFEIKDGGANGEASELWTTSFTDDFTGWKRIEIPFTDFAYRTDYQPVGGIDHVLGLTRMWGYAVTLPAGTKGDFAMDDVELYGRADQSLRAAVTTDAPVRPVRAGGTVRVKVTLATTGDRPVDDPVTVTYATEGGTATAGRDYTPAEGTLTFPAGTASGATRTIEVPTRESKAAAAAKTIPLKLAVTGAKAPAETPQIVIDAHGLPYLNAELPVRKRVADLLSRMSLQEKAGQMTQAERGAVGGGGDIATYALGSLLSGGGSTPTPNTPGAWARMIDGFQLRTRANRLQIPLIYGVDAVHGHNNLSGATIMPHNIGIGASRDPRLAYATGSVTAAEVRATGIPWDFAPCLCVSRDERWGRSYESFGEDPALVQSMETMIQGLQGRADGRDLSRNDKVLATAKHFAGDGGTAYGSSTTGTYTIDQGVTTVTRQQLEDIHLAPYKTAVRRGIGSVMPSYSSLDIAGDGKGAVKMHARGDMINGVLKGRMGFGGFVISDWNAIDQLPGDYPAHVRTAVNAGVDMMMVPYGYKDFGATLVGEVKAGRISEKRIDDAVSRILTQKFRLGLFEHPYADTSGAAAIGSPAHRAVARQAAAESQVLLKNSGGLLPLKKSQKVYVAGSNADDLGNQTGGWTLTWQGASGTHTRGTTILQGMREAGGNVTYSKDASAPTGGYDVGVVVVGETPYAEGVGDVGNGHSLRLSAADQAAVDKVCAAMKCAVLIVSGRPQLVGDRLGKIDALVASWLPGTEGEGVADVLYGARPFTGQLPVTWPKSESQLPINVGDPSYDPQFPYGWGLTTLTDVPRGGTATLRALGAAATVAERRGDDRAGRALVAEARLLVQQQAGERMTQAVAKPFADAGHLLLTGRYGKAVEKLTEAYRAA, encoded by the coding sequence ATGCCAAGAACCGCCCTGCTCGTCTCCGGGGCCTTGCTCGCCGCCCTGTTGCCCCTGTCCGCCGTCTCCGGCGCCGCCCGTGCCGCCGACGCCGCCGACGACCCAGCCCCGGTCCCCGTGGACCGCTTCGAGGGCGAGGTCCCCTTCGCCGCCCAGCCCGCCGACGGCATCTTCACCTGGGGCGGCGACGCCGACGATCCGCCCGCCCTGCACCTCGCCGACCGCGCCGACGCTCCCGAGGGCGCCAAGGTCCTCACCGGCAGCTACGACATCAGCGGCTACGGTGGCTTCACCCACGACTTCGCCGCCGGCGGGCCCGCCCACGACTGGTCCGCCCACCGGGGCATCCGCTTCTGGTGGGAGGGCCGGAACAACGGCCGGAAGATCGCCTTCGAGATCAAGGACGGCGGCGCGAACGGCGAGGCCTCCGAGCTGTGGACGACCTCCTTCACGGACGACTTCACCGGCTGGAAGCGGATCGAGATCCCCTTCACCGACTTCGCCTACCGCACCGACTACCAGCCGGTCGGCGGCATCGACCATGTCCTGGGCCTCACGCGGATGTGGGGATACGCGGTCACCCTCCCGGCCGGCACCAAGGGCGACTTCGCCATGGACGACGTCGAGTTGTACGGCAGGGCCGACCAGTCGCTGCGTGCCGCCGTCACCACCGACGCGCCCGTCCGTCCGGTCAGGGCGGGCGGCACCGTCCGGGTGAAGGTCACCCTGGCCACGACCGGCGACCGGCCCGTCGACGACCCGGTGACGGTCACGTACGCGACCGAGGGCGGCACCGCGACCGCCGGCCGGGACTACACCCCGGCCGAAGGCACCCTCACCTTCCCGGCCGGCACCGCCTCGGGCGCGACGCGGACGATCGAGGTGCCGACCCGCGAGAGCAAGGCCGCCGCGGCCGCGAAGACCATCCCGCTCAAGCTCGCGGTCACCGGAGCCAAGGCTCCCGCCGAGACCCCGCAGATCGTCATCGACGCCCACGGACTGCCGTATCTGAACGCCGAGTTGCCGGTACGGAAGCGCGTCGCGGATCTGCTGTCCCGCATGTCGCTTCAGGAGAAGGCCGGGCAGATGACCCAGGCCGAGCGGGGCGCCGTCGGAGGCGGCGGCGACATCGCGACGTACGCGCTCGGCTCCCTGCTGTCCGGCGGCGGCTCCACACCCACGCCCAACACCCCCGGGGCCTGGGCCCGGATGATCGACGGCTTCCAGCTCCGCACCCGGGCGAACCGCCTCCAGATCCCGCTGATCTACGGCGTCGACGCGGTCCACGGCCACAACAACCTGAGCGGCGCCACGATCATGCCGCACAACATCGGCATCGGCGCGAGCCGTGACCCCCGACTCGCCTACGCGACAGGGTCGGTGACGGCCGCCGAGGTCCGCGCCACCGGAATCCCGTGGGACTTCGCGCCCTGTCTGTGCGTGAGCCGCGACGAACGCTGGGGCCGCTCGTACGAGTCCTTCGGCGAGGACCCCGCCCTCGTGCAGTCCATGGAGACCATGATCCAGGGCCTCCAGGGCCGGGCCGACGGCCGGGACCTGAGCCGGAACGACAAGGTGCTGGCCACCGCCAAGCACTTCGCCGGCGACGGCGGCACCGCCTACGGCTCCTCCACCACCGGCACCTACACCATCGACCAGGGCGTCACCACGGTCACCCGGCAGCAGCTGGAGGACATCCACCTGGCGCCGTACAAGACCGCCGTCCGGCGGGGCATCGGCTCGGTCATGCCGTCGTACTCCTCCCTCGACATCGCCGGCGACGGCAAGGGCGCGGTGAAGATGCACGCGCGCGGCGACATGATCAACGGGGTGCTGAAGGGCCGCATGGGCTTCGGCGGCTTCGTCATCAGTGACTGGAACGCCATCGACCAGCTCCCCGGCGACTACCCGGCCCACGTCCGCACGGCGGTGAACGCGGGCGTCGACATGATGATGGTGCCCTACGGCTACAAGGACTTCGGCGCCACGCTCGTCGGCGAGGTGAAGGCGGGCCGGATCAGCGAGAAGCGGATCGACGACGCCGTATCCCGCATCCTCACCCAGAAGTTCAGGCTGGGCCTCTTCGAGCATCCCTACGCCGACACCAGCGGTGCCGCCGCCATCGGCTCTCCGGCCCACCGGGCGGTCGCCCGCCAGGCCGCCGCCGAGTCGCAGGTGCTGCTGAAGAACTCCGGCGGACTGCTCCCGCTGAAGAAGAGCCAGAAGGTGTACGTCGCCGGGTCCAACGCCGACGACCTCGGCAACCAGACCGGTGGCTGGACCCTCACCTGGCAGGGCGCCTCCGGCACCCACACCCGGGGCACGACCATCCTCCAGGGCATGCGCGAGGCCGGCGGGAACGTCACCTACTCCAAGGACGCCTCCGCCCCGACCGGCGGCTACGACGTCGGGGTGGTCGTCGTCGGCGAGACCCCGTACGCCGAGGGCGTCGGCGACGTCGGCAACGGCCACAGCCTGCGGCTGTCCGCCGCCGACCAGGCGGCCGTGGACAAGGTGTGCGCGGCCATGAAGTGCGCGGTGCTGATCGTCTCCGGCCGCCCGCAGCTCGTCGGCGACCGGCTCGGCAAGATCGACGCACTGGTGGCGTCCTGGCTGCCCGGCACCGAGGGCGAGGGCGTCGCCGACGTCCTCTACGGCGCGCGCCCCTTCACCGGACAGCTCCCCGTCACCTGGCCGAAGTCCGAGTCCCAGCTCCCGATCAACGTGGGCGACCCGTCGTACGATCCGCAGTTCCCCTATGGCTGGGGCCTGACCACGCTCACAGACGTGCCGCGCGGCGGCACGGCCACCCTGCGGGCGCTGGGCGCGGCGGCGACGGTGGCCGAGCGGAGGGGCGACGACCGGGCAGGGCGTGCGCTGGTGGCCGAGGCGCGGCTGCTCGTCCAGCAGCAGGCCGGCGAGCGGATGACCCAGGCGGTGGCGAAGCCCTTCGCCGACGCCGGCCATCTGCTGCTGACCGGCCGGTACGGAAAGGCGGTGGAGAAGCTGACGGAGGCGTACCGGGCCGCGTAG
- a CDS encoding GPP34 family phosphoprotein → MTTPQDLFLVSLDVPGEHPVEQGDLSLALAGAELIDLLGARALTLDGERIVPGPVLTTGDRMLDQAGAALVRGEPYETVEDWLWRRGEGLAVAYYDALDAAGQLSGKRPRWPHRAGKATAADTPARRHAADRWWSREPVLAGLAAALGIQGERPPEEEPGDEAVVTVLVAVGDAVTELGAVRERRRIENVAFDNIWRAP, encoded by the coding sequence ATGACCACACCGCAGGATCTGTTCCTCGTCAGCCTCGATGTGCCCGGTGAGCACCCCGTCGAGCAGGGTGATCTCTCGCTGGCGCTCGCGGGGGCCGAGCTGATCGACCTTCTCGGGGCGCGGGCGCTCACCTTGGACGGCGAGCGCATCGTGCCCGGTCCCGTGCTGACCACGGGCGACCGGATGCTGGACCAGGCCGGGGCGGCGCTCGTGCGGGGGGAGCCGTACGAGACGGTCGAGGACTGGCTGTGGCGCCGGGGGGAGGGGCTGGCCGTGGCCTACTACGACGCCCTGGACGCCGCGGGGCAGCTCTCCGGGAAGCGGCCCCGCTGGCCGCACCGGGCCGGCAAGGCCACGGCGGCCGACACCCCGGCCCGGCGCCATGCCGCCGACCGCTGGTGGTCCCGTGAGCCGGTGCTCGCCGGGCTCGCCGCCGCCCTGGGCATCCAGGGCGAGCGGCCGCCCGAGGAGGAGCCCGGCGACGAGGCGGTCGTCACCGTCCTGGTGGCGGTCGGCGACGCGGTGACCGAGCTGGGGGCCGTGCGCGAGCGGCGCCGCATCGAGAACGTGGCCTTCGACAACATCTGGCGGGCACCCTGA
- a CDS encoding VOC family protein: MSDDAHDLLSRARVATRLPAGDLERARRFYAEKLGLEPVDERPGGLLYRCGGIDFVVFRSTGVSPGTFTQMAFEVDDLDAVVAELRRRGVVFEEVDVPGMRTVDGIAEIEGNYLSKGARGERGAWFRDSEGNLLGVGQPVHRSPEPFFRP; encoded by the coding sequence ATGAGCGACGACGCGCACGACCTCCTGTCCCGGGCCCGCGTGGCGACCCGGCTGCCCGCCGGGGACCTGGAGCGGGCCCGGCGCTTCTACGCCGAAAAGCTCGGCCTGGAACCCGTGGACGAACGCCCCGGCGGGCTGCTGTACCGGTGCGGCGGGATCGACTTCGTGGTGTTCCGCTCGACCGGCGTCTCACCGGGCACCTTCACCCAGATGGCCTTCGAGGTGGACGACCTCGACGCCGTCGTGGCGGAGCTGCGGCGCCGGGGCGTGGTCTTCGAGGAGGTCGACGTGCCCGGCATGCGCACCGTGGACGGCATCGCCGAGATCGAGGGCAACTACCTGAGCAAGGGCGCGCGCGGGGAGCGAGGCGCCTGGTTCCGGGACAGCGAGGGCAACCTGCTGGGGGTGGGCCAGCCGGTCCACAGGTCCCCGGAGCCCTTCTTCAGGCCCTAG
- the cimA gene encoding citramalate synthase: MTETATSELDDSFHVFDTTLRDGAQREGINLTVADKLAIARHLDDFGVGFIEGGWPGANPRDTEFFARAQAEIDFRHAQLVAFGATRRAGAKAAEDPQVKALLDSGAPVITLVAKSHDRHVELALRTTLDENLEMVRDTVSYLREQGRRVFVDCEHFFDGYRANAEYAKAVVRTASEAGADVVVLCDTNGGMLPAQIHAVVATVLADTGARLGIHAQDDTGCAVANTLAAVDAGATHVQCTANGYGERVGNANLFPVVAALELKYGKKVLPDGRLRETTRISHAIAEVVNLTPSTHQPYVGVSAFAHKAGLHASAIKVDPDLYQHIDPELVGNTMRMLVSDMAGRASIELKGKELGIDLGGDRALVGRVVERVKERELKGYTYEAADASFELLLRTEVEGRPLKYFDVESWRAIVEDRPDGTHANEATVKLWAKSERIVATAEGNGPVNALDRALRVALEKIYPQLAKLELVDYKVRILEGKHGTSSTTRVLISTSDGTGEWSTVGVAENVIAASWQALEDAYTYGLLRAGVEPAE; this comes from the coding sequence ATGACCGAGACGGCAACCAGCGAGCTCGACGACTCGTTCCACGTCTTCGACACCACGCTGCGCGACGGCGCGCAGCGCGAGGGCATCAACCTCACCGTCGCGGACAAGCTCGCCATCGCCCGGCACCTGGACGACTTCGGCGTCGGTTTCATCGAGGGCGGCTGGCCCGGCGCGAACCCCCGGGACACCGAGTTCTTCGCCCGCGCGCAGGCCGAGATCGACTTCCGGCACGCCCAGCTGGTCGCCTTCGGCGCGACCCGCCGCGCCGGCGCCAAGGCCGCCGAGGACCCCCAGGTCAAGGCCCTGCTCGACTCGGGCGCCCCGGTGATCACGCTGGTCGCCAAGTCGCACGACCGGCATGTGGAGCTGGCGCTGCGCACCACGCTGGACGAGAACCTGGAGATGGTCCGGGACACCGTCTCCTACCTGCGGGAGCAGGGCCGTCGCGTGTTCGTCGACTGCGAGCACTTCTTCGACGGCTACCGCGCCAACGCGGAGTACGCGAAGGCGGTCGTCCGTACGGCGTCGGAGGCCGGCGCGGACGTGGTGGTGCTCTGCGACACCAACGGCGGCATGCTCCCCGCCCAGATCCACGCGGTCGTCGCCACGGTCCTGGCCGACACCGGCGCCCGGCTCGGCATCCACGCCCAGGACGACACCGGCTGCGCCGTCGCGAACACCCTGGCCGCGGTGGACGCGGGCGCGACCCACGTGCAGTGCACGGCGAACGGCTACGGCGAGCGCGTCGGCAACGCCAACCTCTTCCCGGTCGTCGCGGCCCTGGAACTGAAGTACGGCAAGAAGGTGCTGCCCGACGGCAGGCTCCGCGAGACGACGCGGATCTCGCACGCGATCGCCGAGGTGGTCAACCTGACTCCCTCCACCCACCAGCCGTACGTGGGGGTGTCCGCCTTCGCCCACAAGGCCGGCCTGCACGCCTCCGCGATCAAGGTCGACCCGGACCTGTACCAGCACATCGATCCCGAGCTGGTCGGCAACACCATGCGCATGCTGGTCTCCGACATGGCGGGCCGGGCCTCGATCGAGCTGAAGGGCAAGGAGCTGGGCATCGACCTGGGCGGCGACCGCGCACTGGTCGGCCGGGTGGTCGAGCGGGTCAAGGAACGCGAGCTGAAGGGCTACACGTACGAGGCGGCGGACGCGAGCTTCGAGCTGCTGCTGCGGACCGAGGTCGAAGGCAGGCCCCTGAAGTACTTCGACGTGGAGTCCTGGCGGGCCATCGTCGAGGACCGCCCCGACGGCACCCACGCCAACGAGGCCACGGTGAAGCTGTGGGCCAAGAGCGAGCGGATCGTCGCCACGGCGGAGGGCAACGGCCCGGTCAACGCCCTCGACCGCGCCCTGCGGGTGGCGCTCGAAAAGATCTACCCGCAGCTCGCCAAGCTGGAGCTGGTCGACTACAAGGTCCGCATCCTGGAGGGCAAGCACGGCACGTCCTCCACCACCCGGGTCCTGATCTCCACCTCCGACGGCACGGGCGAGTGGTCCACCGTCGGCGTGGCGGAGAACGTCATCGCCGCCTCCTGGCAGGCCCTGGAGGACGCGTACACGTACGGACTGCTGCGGGCGGGCGTGGAGCCGGCCGAGTAG
- a CDS encoding MFS transporter, translating into MGRQQWKKIWVGSAGNMVEWFDWFVYASFATYFAGAFFPSGNPTAQLMNTAGIFAVGFFMRPVGGWLLGRVGDRKGRKAALTLTVSLMSASAILIAAAPTYAVAGYGGALVLLVARLLQGLSVGGEYAASATYLTEASDPKRRGFASSFQYVSMTAGQIVGLGLQIVLQRTMSDSALHSYGWRIPFIVGALGAAIIFYLRRAMLETEVYEEDTSHAEERGTLRALWQHRREAFLVIALTMGGTVAYYTYTTYLTKYLSNSAGLSKQTATLVSFTALIVFACLQPLAGALSDRIGRRPLLITFAVGSTFLTVPIMTLLQHAGGFWPALGLALLALVVVTGYTSINACVKAELFPTGVRALGVALPYALGNALFGGTAEYIALWFKKAGIESGYYWYVAGCAAVSLVVYVSMRETKDLDLARVRAGQEAGAGSGESSLTPAS; encoded by the coding sequence ATGGGACGACAACAGTGGAAGAAGATCTGGGTCGGGTCCGCGGGGAACATGGTCGAGTGGTTCGACTGGTTCGTGTACGCGAGCTTCGCCACCTACTTCGCCGGGGCGTTCTTCCCGAGCGGGAACCCCACCGCCCAGCTGATGAACACCGCCGGCATCTTCGCCGTCGGCTTCTTCATGCGCCCGGTGGGCGGCTGGCTGCTGGGCCGGGTCGGTGACCGCAAGGGCCGCAAGGCGGCGCTGACACTGACCGTCTCGCTGATGTCGGCCTCGGCGATCCTCATCGCCGCCGCCCCGACCTACGCGGTCGCCGGCTACGGCGGCGCGCTCGTGCTGCTCGTCGCCCGGCTGCTGCAGGGCCTGTCGGTGGGCGGCGAGTACGCGGCCAGCGCCACCTATCTCACCGAGGCCTCGGACCCGAAGCGGCGCGGATTCGCCTCCAGCTTCCAGTACGTCTCCATGACCGCAGGCCAGATCGTCGGGCTCGGACTGCAGATCGTCCTCCAGCGCACCATGTCCGACAGCGCGCTGCACAGCTACGGCTGGCGCATCCCGTTCATCGTGGGCGCGCTCGGCGCGGCGATCATCTTCTATCTGCGCCGCGCCATGCTGGAGACGGAGGTGTACGAGGAGGACACCTCGCACGCCGAGGAGCGCGGCACCCTGCGCGCGCTGTGGCAGCACAGGCGGGAGGCGTTCCTGGTCATCGCCCTCACCATGGGCGGCACGGTGGCGTACTACACGTACACCACCTATCTGACGAAGTACCTGTCCAACTCGGCCGGCCTGTCCAAGCAGACCGCGACGCTCGTCTCCTTCACCGCGCTGATCGTCTTCGCCTGTCTGCAGCCGCTCGCCGGCGCGCTGTCGGACCGGATCGGCCGCCGTCCGCTGCTCATCACCTTCGCGGTCGGCTCCACCTTCCTCACCGTGCCGATCATGACCCTGCTCCAGCACGCGGGCGGCTTCTGGCCGGCGCTCGGGCTCGCCCTGCTCGCGCTGGTCGTCGTCACCGGCTACACCTCCATCAACGCCTGTGTGAAGGCCGAGCTGTTCCCGACCGGCGTGCGCGCGCTCGGCGTGGCCCTGCCGTACGCCCTCGGCAACGCCCTGTTCGGCGGCACCGCGGAGTACATCGCCCTGTGGTTCAAGAAGGCCGGGATCGAGTCCGGCTACTACTGGTACGTGGCGGGCTGCGCCGCGGTGTCCCTGGTGGTGTACGTCAGCATGCGGGAGACGAAGGACCTGGACCTGGCCCGGGTGAGGGCCGGTCAGGAAGCCGGGGCGGGGTCCGGGGAGTCCAGCCTGACGCCCGCATCCTGA
- a CDS encoding TetR/AcrR family transcriptional regulator: MAGAARARKNAPPREEVLAAAMDMIAERGLEKLTMAALGREVGMSSGHLLYYFHSKDELLLQTLEWSEGRLGMERGRLLARPGTARERLSAYVDLYVPDGHRDPHWTLWLEVWNRSQNADDEARARQAAIEGAWHRDLVALIAEGISRGEFRRVDADRFAARTRALLDGFSIHVAIGLRGTDRGQVLAHVREFIADGLLAGT; the protein is encoded by the coding sequence ATGGCCGGTGCGGCACGGGCGCGGAAGAACGCGCCGCCGCGCGAGGAGGTACTCGCCGCCGCCATGGACATGATCGCCGAGCGCGGTCTGGAGAAGCTCACCATGGCGGCGCTCGGCCGTGAGGTGGGGATGAGCAGCGGCCATCTCCTCTACTACTTCCACTCCAAGGACGAGCTGCTGCTGCAGACCCTGGAGTGGAGCGAGGGCCGGCTGGGCATGGAGCGCGGCCGGCTGCTCGCCCGTCCCGGGACGGCCCGGGAGCGCCTGTCCGCGTACGTCGACCTGTACGTGCCCGACGGTCACCGCGATCCGCACTGGACGCTGTGGCTGGAGGTGTGGAACCGCTCGCAGAACGCGGACGACGAGGCGCGAGCCCGCCAGGCCGCGATCGAGGGGGCCTGGCATCGCGACCTGGTCGCGCTGATCGCCGAGGGGATTTCGCGGGGGGAGTTCCGCAGGGTGGACGCCGATCGCTTCGCGGCGCGGACGCGTGCGCTGCTGGACGGTTTCTCCATCCATGTCGCCATTGGGCTGCGCGGTACGGATCGTGGCCAAGTACTCGCGCATGTGCGGGAGTTCATCGCGGACGGACTCCTCGCCGGCACCTGA
- a CDS encoding agmatine/peptidylarginine deiminase has protein sequence MTTPAADGFRMPAEWTPHERTWMAWPGPNPTFEDPEDLAASRAAWASVARAITRFEPVTVVCGPGQSAEAQALLGPAVATVERELDDAWMRDIGPTFLTNGQGELAAVDWTFNGWGAQDWARWEHDSKIAAYVSDLAGAKTYASQLVNEGGAIHVDSEGTVLLTETVQLGPERNPHWSRAEVEAEIHAHLGTRKAIWLPRGLTGDYPPHGFGTLGHVDIVAAFARPGVVVAHHQPDPAHPDFEVTREVIGLLKSATDARGRRLEVVEVPAPTVLEADGHWADYSYINHYLCNGGVVLCGFDDPRDEIAAGIFRRLFPERTVTLVDARTIFAGGGGIHCITQQQPKA, from the coding sequence ATGACCACCCCCGCCGCCGACGGCTTCCGTATGCCCGCCGAGTGGACCCCGCACGAGCGCACCTGGATGGCGTGGCCGGGCCCCAACCCCACCTTCGAGGACCCCGAGGACCTCGCCGCCTCCCGTGCCGCCTGGGCGTCGGTCGCCCGCGCGATCACGCGCTTCGAACCGGTGACGGTGGTGTGTGGCCCCGGCCAGTCGGCCGAGGCGCAGGCCCTCCTCGGCCCCGCCGTCGCCACCGTGGAGCGCGAGCTGGACGACGCCTGGATGCGCGACATCGGCCCCACCTTCCTTACCAACGGCCAGGGCGAACTGGCCGCCGTGGACTGGACGTTCAACGGCTGGGGCGCCCAGGACTGGGCTCGCTGGGAGCACGACTCGAAGATCGCCGCGTATGTCTCCGACCTCGCGGGCGCGAAGACGTACGCCTCGCAGCTGGTCAACGAGGGCGGCGCGATCCACGTCGACAGCGAGGGCACCGTGCTGCTGACGGAGACGGTCCAGCTGGGCCCGGAGCGCAACCCGCACTGGTCGCGCGCGGAGGTCGAGGCCGAGATCCACGCCCACCTCGGCACCCGGAAGGCGATCTGGCTGCCGCGCGGCCTCACCGGCGACTACCCTCCGCACGGCTTCGGCACCCTCGGCCACGTCGACATCGTCGCCGCGTTCGCCCGCCCCGGCGTGGTCGTCGCCCACCACCAGCCGGACCCCGCGCACCCCGACTTCGAGGTCACCCGGGAGGTCATCGGCCTGCTGAAGTCGGCGACCGACGCGCGCGGCCGCAGGCTGGAGGTCGTCGAGGTGCCCGCGCCGACCGTCCTGGAGGCCGACGGCCACTGGGCCGACTACTCCTACATCAACCACTACCTCTGCAACGGCGGCGTGGTGCTGTGCGGCTTCGACGACCCGCGCGACGAGATCGCCGCCGGCATCTTCCGCCGGCTGTTCCCCGAGCGGACGGTGACCCTGGTGGACGCGCGTACGATCTTTGCGGGTGGGGGCGGCATCCACTGCATCACCCAGCAGCAGCCGAAGGCATGA